Genomic DNA from Haloplanus sp. HW8-1:
CGAAAGGAAAGACCCAGGTAGGCGGTGGCGGAAACGTCGGGCATGTACATCGGTCGCTTCATCGTCGTCGGTCCGGGGATCGGCGCCTACCGTGTCTCCTCTCGGTCCTTCCCGAACCGTCGGATCGTCGAACGAGGAGGGACGCTGACCGTCGCGCCCACTCCCGACGCCCCCGAGACGGACAACCCGTACGTATCCTACAACTGCGTTCGCGAGAGCGACGGCCGGGCGGTCCTCGGCAACGGCTCGCACGTCGATCCCGTGACGGAGAAACTCGATATGGGCTATCCGGCGCGGGACGCGCTGGCGACGGCGCTGCTCTCGCTGGATTACGAGAAGGACGACTACGACACCCCGCGAATCGCAGGGGTCGTCGGGGACGACGCGGCGACAGTCGGGGTCGTCCGCCGGGACGCGCTGCTGGTGGAGCGGGTCACAGAGCCAACCCTCGTCGCCACCTACGAGGAGGACGACCCCCGGCGCTTCGAGTTCGGGGCGACGACGGCCGCGGAGGCGGCCCGGGAGGCGTACGGCCTCGACTTCGAACACGCGGTCTGTGCGGCGGGGGTCGCGGTCGACGGGAGCGTAGAGAGGGCTGTCGTCAACGGAGAGTAGACGCCGCCCGACCGCGTCGCTGGAGTTCGGATCCAAGACGGGGTCGATGGCGATGGCGGCCGGACGATTGCGCCCACGGCGGCGGGCAGGACAGTCCCGGGGGAGGACACGACAAAGCCTAACCGCGGCGGGGCGCAAGCGGGACTATGCGACTGGGCGTCATCTCGGACATCCACGCCAACCGGATCGCCCTCGACGCCGTCCTCGACGACATGCCGACCGTGGACCGGCTAGTCTGTGCGGGGGACGTAGTCGGCTACAACTCCTGGCCGGTCGACTGCGTTGCCGCCGTCCGTGAACGGTCGATCCCGACGGTGATGGGGAACCACGACCGCGCGGTGGCTCGCGACACGGGCTTCCGGTTCAACGCGATGGCGGCGGCGGGCGTCGACTACGCCCGCGAGCGACTCGACGAGGACGCCCTCTCGTGGCTCGCGGACCTCCCGGACGCCCGCGTCGTCGCGGACGGGCGCGTGAAACTCGTCCACGGTCACCCGGCGGATCCGGACCGGTACACCTACCCCGAGGAGTTCTCGGCGTCGATGC
This window encodes:
- a CDS encoding metallophosphoesterase family protein codes for the protein MRLGVISDIHANRIALDAVLDDMPTVDRLVCAGDVVGYNSWPVDCVAAVRERSIPTVMGNHDRAVARDTGFRFNAMAAAGVDYARERLDEDALSWLADLPDARVVADGRVKLVHGHPADPDRYTYPEEFSASMLDGEDLLVTGHTHVQGHRVFDEGVVMNPGSVGQPRDGDPRAGYAVVDLNAGSGGDAVTVEERRVEYDVDAVVAAVREAGLPERIGSRLYEGR
- a CDS encoding IMP cyclohydrolase; amino-acid sequence: MYIGRFIVVGPGIGAYRVSSRSFPNRRIVERGGTLTVAPTPDAPETDNPYVSYNCVRESDGRAVLGNGSHVDPVTEKLDMGYPARDALATALLSLDYEKDDYDTPRIAGVVGDDAATVGVVRRDALLVERVTEPTLVATYEEDDPRRFEFGATTAAEAAREAYGLDFEHAVCAAGVAVDGSVERAVVNGE